One Rhodococcus sp. P1Y DNA window includes the following coding sequences:
- a CDS encoding SOS response-associated peptidase, with the protein MCGRYASTQSDSDLRAVFDIAETVGEEIPPAYNVAPTQTVRTVVERAPKDEPDADAVRQLRSVRWGLIPSWAKDVKIGSRMINARSETITEKPSFKKAASRRRCIIPADGYYEWEKRDGAKVPYFLHSEGVLAMAGLYELWRDPTKAEDDEDRWVWSVTVLTAPAADALGHIHDRSPVIVPESLRSDWLSPAITEIASVQDMLAAIPEPHLVPYEVSTAVNSVKNNGPELLSPVG; encoded by the coding sequence ATGTGCGGACGGTATGCAAGTACCCAGAGCGACAGTGATCTACGTGCGGTGTTCGACATCGCCGAGACCGTGGGCGAGGAGATCCCGCCTGCCTACAACGTGGCGCCTACTCAGACGGTGCGCACGGTTGTCGAGCGGGCACCGAAGGACGAACCCGACGCCGACGCTGTGCGTCAACTGCGGTCCGTCCGGTGGGGCCTGATTCCGTCGTGGGCCAAAGACGTCAAGATCGGCAGTCGGATGATCAACGCGCGTTCGGAGACCATCACCGAGAAGCCGTCGTTCAAGAAGGCCGCGTCGCGCAGGCGGTGCATCATCCCGGCCGACGGATACTACGAGTGGGAGAAGCGCGACGGAGCGAAGGTTCCGTACTTCCTTCACTCGGAAGGGGTCCTCGCAATGGCGGGCCTGTACGAGTTGTGGCGTGATCCCACCAAGGCCGAGGACGACGAGGACCGATGGGTGTGGTCGGTGACGGTGTTGACCGCGCCCGCAGCGGACGCGCTCGGTCACATCCACGACCGGTCCCCGGTGATCGTTCCGGAGAGCCTGCGCTCGGACTGGCTGAGCCCGGCGATCACCGAGATCGCGTCGGTGCAGGACATGTTGGCAGCGATCCCCGAGCCACACTTGGTTCCGTACGAAGTCAGCACGGCCGTCAACAGCGTCAAGAACAACGGGCCCGAACTGTTGTCCCCGGTCGGTTAA
- a CDS encoding DUF3263 domain-containing protein: MRETVRQSLDQSMIEFGRSWFRYGGGSEEDIYIAFGLSARSYFERLRTVLDGQAGASLDEQTRDQMRAVCVRRLR; this comes from the coding sequence ATGAGAGAAACCGTACGACAGAGCCTCGACCAGTCCATGATCGAGTTCGGGCGATCATGGTTCCGCTACGGCGGCGGAAGCGAGGAAGACATCTACATCGCGTTCGGGTTGTCCGCCCGCTCCTACTTCGAACGACTACGCACCGTCCTCGACGGGCAGGCCGGGGCTTCGTTGGATGAGCAGACGCGGGATCAGATGCGTGCGGTCTGCGTGCGGCGCCTTCGTTAA
- a CDS encoding dipeptidyl-peptidase 5: MTRAALPFGSWPSPISAADLSASGHPVEGGRFVGDEIWWAELRPTENGRTTVCRERNGVVEVLLAEPFNARSRVHEYGGGAWDVTADGRIVFAEFSDQRVYIAQPGATPVPLTSAPEAASSVRYGELSVVGGDVLAVRETHDDGAVTRDIVSIALDGSGVRSLVSGSNFLAYPRLSPDGSKIAWIAWDHPRMPWDGTELRVANLDTGDWTKVIGGDEESVLQPEWIDDESLYVVSDRSGWWNIYSVGLGGEIAAVHAADADFGAPLWQLGARWYSLLDDGKLLTVRTFGTDTLAVLDPETGTLDDIDLDGLTSISLGGRVGTSVLLKAGSAQSPSGLRLLNLDTGAVELVRSGLETVPDEDYLPMGEPVTFQGPEREVHAIVYAPRNPEYQGLDGELPPYVAFVHGGPTAHVAPALNPVFAYFTSRGIGVVDVNYGGSSGYGREYRNRLRDQWGVVDVEDTVAAVNGLADAGLADPNRLAIEGGSAGGWTVLAALTSSDVFACGASYYGVAELELFVAETHDFESRYIDGLIGPLPEAIDLYRTRAPVNNVDGLSCPVLLLQGLADPIVPPSQAERFRDALVEKGIPHAYLAYEGESHGFRKLETQVNARESELSFYGQVLGFTPPGIPTLELWRP; this comes from the coding sequence ATGACTCGTGCTGCGTTGCCTTTCGGATCCTGGCCGTCACCGATCTCCGCTGCGGACCTGTCCGCGAGCGGTCATCCGGTCGAAGGCGGCCGATTCGTAGGGGACGAGATCTGGTGGGCGGAATTGCGGCCGACCGAGAACGGACGAACCACGGTCTGTCGCGAGAGAAACGGCGTAGTCGAGGTTCTGCTGGCCGAGCCGTTCAATGCGCGCAGTCGCGTTCACGAATACGGCGGAGGCGCGTGGGATGTGACGGCCGACGGGCGGATCGTGTTCGCCGAGTTTTCCGATCAGCGCGTCTACATCGCGCAACCGGGCGCGACGCCGGTCCCGTTGACATCTGCGCCCGAGGCCGCGTCCTCTGTTCGATACGGCGAACTGTCCGTCGTGGGAGGTGATGTCCTCGCGGTCAGGGAAACCCACGACGATGGCGCAGTCACTCGCGACATCGTGTCGATCGCACTCGATGGATCCGGCGTGCGTTCGTTGGTGTCGGGATCGAACTTTCTGGCGTACCCGCGGCTGTCGCCGGATGGTTCGAAGATCGCCTGGATCGCTTGGGACCACCCTCGAATGCCCTGGGACGGAACCGAACTGCGCGTCGCGAACCTCGACACAGGCGACTGGACGAAAGTCATCGGCGGAGACGAGGAATCTGTTCTGCAACCGGAATGGATCGACGATGAGTCGCTGTACGTCGTCAGCGACCGCAGCGGGTGGTGGAACATCTATTCGGTGGGTCTCGGCGGCGAGATCGCGGCGGTGCACGCTGCCGATGCCGACTTCGGAGCGCCGCTCTGGCAGCTGGGCGCGCGCTGGTATTCGCTTCTCGACGACGGAAAGCTGTTGACCGTGCGTACATTTGGGACCGACACCCTTGCGGTGCTGGATCCCGAAACTGGCACGCTCGACGACATCGATCTGGACGGACTTACATCGATCTCGCTCGGCGGACGCGTCGGGACCTCGGTTCTGCTCAAAGCGGGTAGTGCGCAGAGTCCGAGTGGGCTTCGGTTGCTGAATCTCGATACGGGCGCGGTGGAACTGGTCCGTTCCGGCCTCGAGACCGTTCCCGACGAGGACTACCTGCCCATGGGCGAGCCCGTGACGTTCCAGGGGCCGGAGCGGGAGGTTCACGCGATCGTTTATGCGCCTCGCAATCCCGAATACCAAGGACTGGACGGCGAATTGCCGCCGTACGTAGCATTCGTGCACGGCGGTCCCACCGCGCATGTGGCCCCCGCGCTCAACCCGGTGTTCGCCTATTTCACCAGCCGGGGCATCGGCGTCGTCGATGTGAACTACGGCGGATCGAGCGGCTACGGGCGTGAGTACCGCAACCGTCTACGCGACCAGTGGGGAGTGGTCGACGTCGAGGACACCGTCGCAGCCGTGAACGGGCTTGCCGACGCAGGATTGGCCGATCCGAATCGTCTCGCGATCGAAGGAGGTTCCGCAGGTGGGTGGACGGTGCTGGCTGCGCTGACATCGTCCGATGTATTCGCTTGTGGAGCATCGTATTACGGAGTTGCCGAACTGGAGCTGTTCGTCGCCGAGACACACGACTTCGAATCCAGGTACATCGACGGACTGATCGGGCCGCTCCCCGAGGCAATCGATCTGTACCGAACGCGGGCGCCGGTCAACAACGTCGACGGGTTGTCGTGCCCGGTGTTGCTGCTGCAAGGCCTGGCCGATCCGATCGTGCCGCCCTCGCAGGCCGAGAGATTTCGCGATGCTTTGGTGGAGAAGGGAATTCCGCACGCGTACCTTGCGTACGAGGGGGAATCGCACGGGTTCCGTAAGCTCGAGACGCAGGTCAACGCTCGTGAGTCCGAACTGTCCTTCTACGGCCAGGTACTCGGATTCACGCCGCCCGGCATCCCGACGCTCGAACTCTGGCGTCCCTAG
- a CDS encoding (Fe-S)-binding protein, with protein sequence MNALTITLGTVGFLLSLVCWGYFFRGIWKMVAAIAQGQPDKTRLRPFIPRFKQMMIEFIAHTRMTKFRTVGWAHWLVMVGFLGGFLLWFEAYGQTFNPEFHWPLFGNTFAWHLWDELLGIGTVVGIVTLIVIRQLNHPRKPERQSRFSGSRMKVAYVIEGIVLLEGLGMILVKAGKIATYGHADVYSDFFTMQVAKLLPASPEMVSVFAFVKLMTGMIWLLIVGRNINWGVAWHRFTAFPNIYFKREADGGVALGAAKPMMSGGKVLVMEDADPDVDAFGAGKIEDFTWKGWLDFTTCTECGRCQSQCPAWNTGKPLSPKLLIMSLRDHGNEKAPYLLAGGKKDMAGDEIGLVDADGKPDQAKLDKIPQAARDEADRKLVADAIEGGIIDPEVLWSCTTCGACVEQCPVDIEHVDHIIDMRRYQVLIESEFPSELAGLFKNLENKGNPWGQNSKDRLNWINEMDFDIPVFGQDADSFQDYEYLFWVGCAGAYEDRAKKTTKAVAELLATAGVKFMVLGADETCTGDSARRAGNEFLFQQLALQNIETLNSVFEGVEQKKRKIVVTCAHCFNALGNEYPQVGGEYEVVHHTQLLNRLVRQKKLIPVASVSQDITYHDPCYLGRHNKVYDAPRELMAASGSNLKEMPRHGERSMCCGAGGARMWMEENIGKRINIDRVDEALSMNPKKIATGCPFCRVMLTDGVTARQEGGAHEGVEVVDVAQLMLDSITRVESSVLAENIKVIPRERTPEEELVTEEAAEVEEAERIQPVEEPAEAKSAPAAPAPKAGGLKMKGLAKAPGAKAPGGAKADTTEASADAPAKPKGLGLAGGAKAPGGKGLALKGKAPGKAAAPKAAPDEAAEATAPAEATASAETTASAESTPTVKPKGLAVKSGFKKPGAKTPGKPASQAPAEPAGDSPSVEESPAAETSSAPAAESAPAAESKPTVKPKGLAVKSGFKKPGAKTPGKPAEPSETTAPADANASEAPVAETAAPEESSGEPQPAGVEESTPTVKPKGLAVKSGFKKPGARTPGKAAPASESSPSEQPATEEKATETPVAEETAAEDTTAEASASDAESSSSNADTRTPPPAKPGGLGFRPGAKVPGRKK encoded by the coding sequence ATGAACGCCCTGACGATCACGTTGGGCACGGTCGGTTTCCTCCTCAGCCTTGTCTGTTGGGGGTACTTCTTCCGCGGCATCTGGAAGATGGTTGCGGCCATCGCCCAGGGTCAGCCGGACAAGACCCGCCTGCGCCCGTTCATCCCGCGCTTCAAGCAGATGATGATCGAGTTCATCGCCCACACCCGCATGACCAAGTTCAGGACGGTCGGGTGGGCCCACTGGCTGGTCATGGTCGGCTTCCTCGGCGGATTCCTGCTGTGGTTCGAGGCATACGGTCAGACGTTCAACCCCGAATTCCACTGGCCGCTCTTCGGCAACACGTTCGCGTGGCACCTGTGGGACGAGCTGCTGGGCATCGGAACGGTCGTCGGCATCGTGACGCTCATCGTCATCCGCCAGCTCAACCATCCACGCAAGCCCGAGCGCCAGTCGCGTTTCAGCGGCTCACGGATGAAGGTTGCCTACGTCATCGAGGGAATCGTTCTCCTCGAAGGCCTCGGCATGATTCTCGTCAAGGCCGGCAAGATCGCCACGTACGGTCACGCCGACGTCTACTCCGACTTCTTCACGATGCAGGTAGCCAAGCTGTTGCCCGCCAGCCCCGAAATGGTCTCGGTCTTCGCGTTCGTGAAACTGATGACAGGCATGATCTGGCTGCTCATCGTCGGCCGCAACATCAACTGGGGCGTCGCGTGGCACCGTTTCACCGCCTTCCCCAACATCTACTTCAAGCGCGAGGCCGACGGCGGCGTCGCTCTGGGCGCAGCCAAGCCCATGATGTCCGGCGGCAAGGTCCTCGTCATGGAGGACGCCGACCCCGACGTCGACGCGTTCGGTGCAGGCAAGATCGAGGACTTCACCTGGAAGGGCTGGCTCGACTTCACCACGTGCACCGAGTGCGGGCGTTGCCAGTCGCAGTGCCCCGCCTGGAACACCGGAAAGCCGCTGTCCCCGAAGCTGCTCATCATGTCGCTGCGCGACCACGGCAACGAGAAGGCTCCGTACCTGCTCGCCGGCGGTAAGAAGGACATGGCAGGCGACGAAATCGGACTCGTCGACGCCGACGGTAAGCCTGATCAGGCCAAGCTCGACAAGATCCCGCAGGCCGCTCGCGACGAGGCCGATCGCAAGCTCGTCGCCGACGCCATCGAGGGCGGCATCATCGACCCCGAGGTTCTGTGGAGCTGCACCACGTGTGGCGCATGCGTCGAGCAGTGCCCCGTCGATATCGAGCACGTCGACCACATCATCGACATGCGCCGCTACCAGGTCCTGATCGAGTCGGAGTTCCCGTCCGAGCTCGCGGGCCTGTTCAAGAACCTCGAAAACAAGGGCAACCCCTGGGGTCAGAACTCCAAGGACCGCCTCAACTGGATCAACGAGATGGACTTCGACATCCCGGTCTTCGGCCAGGACGCCGACTCCTTCCAGGACTACGAGTACCTCTTCTGGGTCGGCTGCGCCGGCGCCTACGAAGACCGTGCCAAGAAGACCACCAAGGCCGTCGCAGAGCTTCTGGCCACCGCGGGCGTCAAGTTCATGGTGCTCGGTGCCGACGAGACCTGCACCGGCGACTCAGCTCGCCGCGCAGGCAACGAGTTCCTGTTCCAGCAGCTCGCACTGCAGAACATCGAGACCCTCAACAGTGTCTTCGAGGGTGTCGAACAGAAGAAGCGCAAGATCGTCGTGACCTGTGCGCACTGCTTCAACGCGCTCGGCAACGAATACCCGCAGGTCGGCGGCGAGTACGAGGTGGTTCACCACACCCAGCTGCTCAACCGTCTGGTGCGGCAGAAGAAGCTGATCCCGGTGGCCTCGGTCAGCCAGGACATCACCTACCACGACCCGTGCTACCTGGGACGTCACAACAAGGTCTACGACGCCCCCCGCGAGCTCATGGCAGCATCCGGCTCCAATTTGAAGGAAATGCCTCGTCACGGCGAGCGGTCCATGTGCTGTGGTGCCGGTGGCGCTCGCATGTGGATGGAAGAGAACATCGGCAAGCGCATCAACATCGACCGCGTCGACGAAGCGCTCAGCATGAACCCGAAGAAGATCGCCACGGGTTGCCCGTTCTGCCGCGTCATGCTCACCGACGGAGTCACCGCACGGCAGGAAGGCGGCGCACACGAGGGCGTCGAGGTCGTCGACGTCGCGCAGCTCATGCTCGACTCGATCACCCGCGTCGAGTCCTCGGTTCTGGCCGAGAACATCAAGGTGATTCCTCGTGAGCGGACTCCGGAAGAGGAGCTCGTCACCGAGGAAGCGGCAGAGGTCGAGGAAGCCGAGCGCATCCAGCCCGTCGAGGAGCCGGCAGAAGCGAAGTCTGCACCCGCTGCGCCTGCACCCAAGGCCGGTGGCTTGAAGATGAAGGGCCTCGCGAAGGCGCCGGGAGCCAAGGCGCCTGGTGGCGCCAAGGCCGACACCACCGAGGCGTCCGCGGATGCACCTGCCAAGCCGAAGGGCCTCGGGCTCGCCGGTGGCGCAAAGGCGCCCGGCGGCAAGGGTCTGGCCCTCAAGGGCAAGGCGCCAGGAAAGGCCGCTGCACCGAAGGCCGCTCCTGACGAGGCTGCCGAAGCAACTGCACCAGCTGAGGCAACGGCTTCTGCTGAGACGACCGCATCTGCGGAGTCGACGCCGACGGTCAAGCCAAAGGGTCTGGCAGTCAAGTCCGGGTTCAAGAAGCCCGGCGCGAAGACTCCGGGCAAGCCGGCCTCTCAGGCTCCTGCCGAACCCGCAGGCGACTCCCCTTCAGTTGAAGAATCGCCTGCAGCGGAGACGTCGTCGGCACCCGCTGCCGAGTCGGCACCCGCCGCGGAGTCGAAGCCCACGGTCAAGCCCAAGGGTCTCGCTGTGAAGTCCGGGTTCAAGAAGCCCGGGGCGAAAACTCCGGGCAAGCCTGCAGAACCGTCCGAGACCACGGCACCAGCAGACGCCAATGCCTCGGAAGCACCGGTAGCCGAAACAGCAGCACCCGAGGAGTCGAGCGGGGAACCTCAGCCCGCTGGCGTCGAAGAATCCACGCCAACCGTCAAACCCAAGGGTCTGGCAGTCAAGTCCGGGTTCAAGAAGCCGGGCGCCCGCACACCGGGCAAGGCTGCGCCGGCCTCGGAGTCTTCACCGTCCGAACAGCCTGCGACAGAGGAGAAGGCGACCGAAACCCCGGTAGCCGAGGAGACAGCAGCCGAGGACACCACTGCCGAGGCTTCGGCGTCCGACGCGGAGAGTTCCTCGTCGAACGCTGACACCCGAACTCCGCCTCCGGCCAAACCGGGTGGACTCGGATTCCGTCCGGGCGCAAAGGTTCCAGGTCGCAAGAAGTAA
- a CDS encoding ammonium transporter: MKLSKLVVTSALVAAAMGLASGTAYAAPEAPAAPGTSEEIGFESNLEDRTIVTTIDAGVFKVADDGKTVDVLDSKDAVVVTLPLSFNLGGLNFPYEQNVDNDGKTLRLVPQLDLTKASANSRSLGATPVASTEENLIAQETFASQLGIATAIGGFTGTVIGATVGLIASCGLTLCAGAIAAVPAGAGVGAIIGTIVAGGPTLVVAGIDLLNTLNSAPGTTKFADSMN, encoded by the coding sequence ATGAAACTCAGCAAACTGGTCGTTACGTCGGCACTTGTCGCCGCCGCAATGGGTCTTGCCAGCGGCACCGCGTACGCAGCCCCAGAAGCTCCCGCAGCGCCCGGCACCTCCGAGGAAATCGGCTTCGAGTCGAACCTCGAGGACCGCACGATCGTCACGACGATCGACGCCGGTGTCTTCAAGGTCGCCGACGACGGCAAGACCGTCGACGTGCTGGACTCCAAAGATGCTGTGGTCGTGACACTGCCGCTGTCCTTCAACCTCGGCGGGCTCAACTTCCCTTACGAGCAGAACGTCGACAACGACGGCAAGACTCTCCGTCTGGTCCCGCAGCTGGACCTGACCAAGGCATCTGCGAATTCGCGCAGCCTCGGCGCCACCCCGGTCGCATCGACCGAGGAGAACCTCATCGCGCAGGAGACGTTCGCGTCGCAGCTGGGGATTGCAACCGCAATCGGTGGCTTCACCGGCACCGTAATTGGCGCGACAGTTGGACTGATTGCTTCATGTGGCCTAACGCTGTGCGCTGGAGCTATCGCGGCTGTTCCTGCCGGAGCCGGAGTTGGCGCTATCATCGGCACAATCGTTGCCGGTGGACCGACACTGGTCGTCGCGGGTATCGACTTGCTGAACACCCTGAACTCGGCTCCCGGCACCACCAAGTTCGCGGACAGCATGAACTAG
- a CDS encoding GNAT family N-acetyltransferase → MKTVVRSVTAEVLTDARSVESEWAELAERIGGRFSARPTYALRELGDSRGSTRIVVARRGGSLVGVIPLAVRRLGAFDLARLAGSGRGIPQQFLCEDEHVAEALWETVARRGWVFYASSLAERDPGFGVLERDPGFVTNSTTVETAPCISVPRGVTAKDLRSRRTRKRLRQYRNSLAAAGAPLSYETISGIDHFDRRWSDMARVAEASTSLHRRLNYLAAPDGSFAHDFLRDETAAGRAVVVGLVVDGRWCAHEIALRSGNRLEAWLGHYDPGFSRWQPGHQLSEWFVDNHDLLDVTELDQGIGVNAIKSAWSNSSTNLNRVVAVPSRYRAPGLVTDAVIAWEGSTAIRRLRRLGGTLLA, encoded by the coding sequence GTGAAAACGGTTGTCCGGTCTGTTACGGCGGAAGTGTTGACAGATGCCCGCAGTGTCGAGTCCGAGTGGGCCGAGCTCGCCGAACGGATTGGCGGGAGATTCTCGGCCAGGCCGACCTATGCCCTTCGTGAGCTCGGGGACTCTCGCGGATCGACGCGCATCGTCGTTGCTCGTCGTGGAGGCAGTCTCGTGGGCGTGATTCCGCTTGCGGTTCGTCGGTTGGGTGCGTTCGATCTGGCTCGCCTGGCGGGTTCGGGCCGCGGTATCCCGCAGCAGTTTCTTTGCGAAGACGAGCATGTAGCCGAGGCGCTGTGGGAGACGGTTGCTCGCCGTGGATGGGTCTTCTATGCGAGTTCCCTGGCGGAGAGAGACCCAGGGTTCGGTGTCCTCGAGCGTGATCCCGGATTCGTCACGAACTCGACGACGGTTGAGACTGCGCCGTGTATTTCGGTTCCGCGAGGCGTCACGGCGAAGGATCTGCGGAGTCGTCGGACGCGCAAACGTCTCCGGCAGTATCGGAACTCACTTGCTGCGGCTGGCGCGCCCCTGTCCTACGAAACGATCTCCGGTATCGATCATTTCGATCGCAGGTGGTCCGATATGGCCCGCGTGGCGGAAGCCTCGACCTCGCTGCATCGTCGACTCAACTATCTTGCTGCACCGGATGGCAGCTTTGCCCATGACTTTCTTCGCGACGAGACAGCGGCAGGCCGAGCGGTCGTGGTGGGATTGGTCGTCGACGGTCGTTGGTGCGCGCACGAGATTGCGCTGCGTTCCGGTAATCGACTCGAAGCGTGGCTGGGTCATTACGATCCGGGGTTCTCGCGTTGGCAGCCGGGGCATCAACTTTCGGAGTGGTTCGTCGACAACCATGATCTTCTCGACGTCACCGAACTGGACCAGGGAATAGGCGTCAACGCCATCAAATCGGCGTGGTCGAACTCGTCTACCAACCTGAACAGAGTTGTTGCCGTGCCCTCCCGGTATCGCGCGCCAGGTCTGGTGACCGACGCCGTGATCGCGTGGGAGGGTTCCACGGCGATTCGTCGGCTGCGCCGACTGGGCGGAACCCTCCTCGCCTGA
- a CDS encoding S1 family peptidase — protein MRNTGALRAAVICSTAFLFFGIFSAPASADPESPVRQSSADDLPRELADAVVRDLKISPQEYLDRAALAQELSTYASDFRASRPSDFAGAWIGPDGKAVVAVTSEAAASAVAKDGYDTAQAPVSADGLEKSLADLNSWVSSLPREVASQVNGTSIDILDNQIVIDLANSPVGSALNLPTLLANLKVILTPGPPKPVDPAPMGGDTYVTTKSAIKDTPSTEISICSFGFNAVNGSGNPVNLSAGHCNPNADTGVGGAPIYLPNPANVHDSTKIGTFDRSSLGSPDGLDWSVISLDDAGVSSGLDRPTVRGANGSTVTITGTASPVVGAPVCKSGQSSSFTCGVVAADRVETQLFMDDGSSRTVRGFASTACTLAGDSGGAIITGTLALGITSGSNSGGAPDCTEANLALAQFGGTASLGIPIDQVAQATGTTVRTSPVG, from the coding sequence ATGCGTAACACGGGGGCACTGCGCGCAGCAGTGATCTGTTCGACTGCGTTTTTGTTCTTCGGTATCTTCTCGGCCCCCGCGTCGGCAGACCCTGAATCACCCGTTCGCCAGAGTTCGGCGGACGACTTACCTCGAGAGTTGGCCGACGCTGTAGTCCGGGATCTGAAGATCTCGCCTCAGGAGTATTTGGACCGCGCCGCGCTGGCGCAGGAGTTGTCCACCTACGCATCCGATTTCCGTGCGTCGAGGCCGTCGGACTTCGCGGGTGCGTGGATCGGGCCCGACGGTAAGGCCGTTGTTGCCGTGACCTCGGAGGCCGCTGCTAGCGCTGTGGCCAAGGACGGGTACGACACAGCACAGGCGCCGGTGTCCGCGGACGGGCTCGAGAAGTCGCTTGCAGACCTGAACTCGTGGGTCTCGTCACTCCCGCGTGAGGTCGCGAGCCAGGTGAACGGGACGTCGATCGACATCCTCGACAACCAGATCGTCATCGACCTGGCCAACAGCCCCGTCGGCAGTGCGCTGAACCTCCCGACGCTACTGGCGAATCTGAAGGTCATCCTGACTCCCGGACCACCCAAGCCGGTCGACCCGGCGCCGATGGGCGGCGACACCTACGTCACCACCAAGAGCGCCATCAAGGACACCCCGTCGACCGAGATCAGTATCTGCTCGTTCGGGTTCAACGCTGTCAACGGTTCGGGCAATCCGGTCAATCTCAGTGCCGGCCACTGCAATCCGAACGCCGACACCGGCGTCGGTGGCGCGCCGATCTATCTGCCCAACCCCGCGAATGTGCACGACAGCACCAAGATCGGCACGTTCGATCGTTCGAGCCTCGGCTCACCCGACGGCCTGGACTGGTCGGTCATCTCGCTCGACGACGCGGGCGTTTCGTCCGGTCTCGACCGCCCGACCGTCCGCGGCGCCAACGGCAGCACGGTGACGATCACCGGAACCGCCTCGCCCGTCGTCGGAGCGCCTGTCTGCAAGTCGGGACAGTCCTCGTCGTTCACGTGCGGTGTGGTGGCTGCGGATCGCGTCGAAACCCAGTTGTTCATGGACGACGGATCGAGCCGAACAGTCCGTGGATTCGCCAGCACGGCATGCACGCTCGCAGGTGACAGCGGAGGTGCCATCATCACGGGAACACTCGCCCTCGGCATCACCAGCGGGTCCAACAGCGGTGGCGCGCCGGACTGCACGGAAGCGAATCTTGCGCTCGCTCAGTTCGGCGGAACCGCCAGCCTCGGCATCCCCATCGACCAGGTTGCACAAGCAACCGGTACGACGGTTCGAACCTCGCCCGTCGGCTGA